AGTTGTTGTAATCCTCTTGCAGAAGTAGAAAGTCACAGTAAGGAGCGTATTTTGGTTTTAATACTTTTACCCAAAGCTGATCAGGCTCAGTGCGTAATCTCCAAGCTAATTTGGTGATTAAAGCATTATTAAACTGTTCTAAGTCCCGAAAGGCTAGACCACCTTCACTTTTAGATTTGTTGAAGGACTTCCATGCAATAAAGTTAATACCTTTATTAGTTTTGTTCCCCCACCAAAATCTCCTTTGTATTGAATCAAGCTTCTTAATAACACAGTATGGAATTTTAAAGTTTCCCATGTAATGAGATGAGATTGTATTAAGCACAGCTTTAAGTAAAGTAGTTCTTGCTGCTTGATTTAAAGTTTTTGGATTCCATCCTTGTAATCTGTTTGCAAAAGCATCAAAAAGACTAGCAAAGGAGATTGATTTTGATTTACCTAGTAAAATTGGTAGACCTAGGTATTTATCTGAGGTAGTCAGCTCTTTAACTCccaatttgatttttatttgattCTTCCTTTCATCAGTGACATCACCTGCTATAAAAGCTGCTGCTTTTGAAAAATTGATCATTTGCCCTGAGAGTTTTCCAAAGTTATCTAGAATGTTCAACACATTAGTAATAGTTTTATCATCAACTTGCAAAAAGAggagacaatcatctgcaaaaagcagaTGATTTATTGAGGGAGAGTTTTTTGCTGCTTATACTCCTACAATCTTTCCTTCTTACTCTGCCCTATTAAGAGACCTAGTCAGATATTCCATAACACATATGAAGAGATAGGTAGACAATGGGTCGCCCTGTCTCAATCCCCTTGAAGGCATGTATTTGTCACAAGGACTACCATTAAGCCTCATAAAAACTGAATTGGTTGATATACATTGATGAATGAGCATTCTCCAATCTGTGCATAAACCCATTGAATCAAGCATTTTATCAACAAAAGGCCACTCAATTCTATCAAACGcctttgacatatcaagtttgagAGCTAACATGCCTTTCTTGCTTCTTGTTTTCTTCATAGTGTGTATCAATTCATGAGCTATGATAATATTATCATTTATGTATCTTATTGGAACAAAAGTTGCCTGAGTTGGTGCTATAATTTTCTCCATCAGTGGTTGCATTCTTCTAACTAACAGTTTGGAAATTATTTTATTGTTGTTATTACACATGCCAATTGGTCTAAAATCAGCAGGAGTGCAGGGATTTGGAATTTTAGGTATCAAGCAAATTGCAGTTTCATTAATCTGAGAAGGGATTTTTTTATATGTAAAGAAATCCTGCACAAGATTAATGATGTCTTGACCCACTGTCTcccattagtttgataaaatcCTGCTGGGAACCCATCAGGACCTGGCGAATTCCAACTAGCTAAACTTTTAACCACATTATAGATCTCATCTGCATTTGGTATACTCATGAGGGCAGCATTTTCATCATCTGAAATGTTGGCATGAATATGTGAAAATGAGTGATCCTGAAATTGTGGTAAAGTAGTAGTAGCCATATCTGAAAAGTGTTTCGTAAGAAAGCTTGCCAAATCTTGtctgttatgcaaccaatttccatTTGGGTCTCGTAAAGCCACTATGTTATTTCTAGCTCTTCTTCTATTAGCCATTGCATGGAAGTAAGTTGTGTTATTATCATCTTCTTTAACCCATTTGTCTGCAGATTTCTGTTGCCAATATTGTGCCTGAATTTTCTTCCAATGATGTAACAGTTCTATTGTGTGCTGAATTTGGGAATTGATATGATCAGTAGTTGGCAGGTTTTGAATATGACATAACTTGTTTTTGAGGATTTTGACTTTATTATCTATATGATCAAAATTTTGCTTCTTCCATTTTGATAGTTCTTTCCTAGTGACAGCAAGCTTTTGAGAGAGACCTATATCAGTATTATTCCAAGAATGAGCAATGATTGTGGCACATGAGGAGTCAGTGAGCCAACACCTATAAAATTTCCAAGTATTCCTACGAACATAAATCTTTGGCTCTGTGTGAAGTAAAATTGGACAATGGTCTGAACCTAGAAAAGGAAGATGATATATTCTTGAGTCAGGGAATTGAGTTAGCCACTTCACATTGTGCAGTGCCATGTCAATTCTTGCTCTTTTATATCCCTGTTCATTTAACTTATTTGTCCAAGTGTGTTTGCCCCCTACATAACCCATATCCATTAAACCCGATTCTTCTATAGTATTACAAACCCAATTATTAGTTGAAGCTAAAGTAGAAGTCTGACCTGAGGGTTTAAGATGGACATTTAAATCCCACATAACCACCCATGGTTGGTTGAGATTTTCACTGAGTTCCTTCAGAAAACTCCATTGTGTCCTTTTTAAATCTTCATATGTAGATCCAAACATACAAGATAACAACCACTCATCTTTTGCAGGATTAGAAGTAATCAGAAGATGTATTATATTATCTTTTACACATACTACGTCACAGGGGAATCCATTTTTCCATAGTAAAATCAGACCTCCAACCTTGCCTACTGAGCTAACAAACAAGGAATTAGGGGAACCGAATGGTTGAGTTAAGGCTCTTTCTTTGTTCTCATGAATTTTAGTTTCACTGAGGAAAATTATATATGTATTATGATCTTTAATGATGTCTCCTAGTTATCTCTGGTGTCTTTAGAAGCAAATCCTTGGACATTCCAAGCTAGCACTTTCATTGTTTTAAAACTGAATAACCAACTATGTGAAGCAGAATAAATGTAGTATAAAGCAAAAGAATTGAAAGAGTAAACAGAATATGAAGGAAATTGAAGGTTAAAGAAATATGATACCTTTTCACCAGTGCCAGATGTTGTTTTGCCAAGACTCCTTAAGTGGTTTTGTTCTAAAACAGTCCCATATTGTGATGGataagaatttgggaaaaaaattGAATCATCCAGATTAACATGGATATTTTCAGAAGAACCCACATTTGTAGAAGATGAAAATTGGTTCAACTGATTTTGTTCATAAAGATTGAGGAGAGATTGGAGAGGACCCTTTAAACCTCTATTAACATGAGCAATTGCCAGATCTATATTCTCATGATTATAATTATCCATTGAAAGACCGAATTCACCCATTTGTAAATAAGCTCTAAGCAAATTGGTATCTAGGGTTCCTTCTAATCTAGAATTGGGTTGAACTGATGGATGAGGAAATTGATTCTGAACATTAGTATTTTCAGTATCTCCTAAACGACTCAAATGGGTATTAATCTCTCTTTGTTGTGGATGATTATAATTTGAATTGCTATTTTCTCCCATCTCCATCCTTAGCCTCTTACGAAATCTAAAACTTTGTTGTTCTAGAGGTCTGCCCCGACTAACATTAACTCGAATCATACCTTGTGGATCACATCCTACAGAGGTGACTGGAATTATGAGTCACTGAGTCGACTCGTTGAAGAAAGAATTACTAATAGTTAAACTGGTTTGCAAGGCTTAGTTAAAtaagcgtttttaggggccactcaaaaggattcaggggccaacaataaaacaaaaaaggtcacccaaagggaaaatgtagccaacccttatctcgcgtaattcgtaatggcaaaattacccttatatattcggaggatatgataacatttttatcctccgattttaatcggaagacaaaaatttacccagacttccgaatgtacgatggcccaaaaatcagaatttgggaaaaattgatacttttcaaattttgaacttgaaataatcggaagttaacttagttacccaaacttccgaatatgggttgtctaaccttctatattggcccttggaaccacctagagccatggcatggtttgttttgaacttgtaatatttggaggataatttttttttgtaaagtcccgaatgtacgatggcccaaaaatcagaatttgggaaaaactgatacttttcaaattttgaacttgaaataatcggaagttaacttagttacccaaacttccgaatatgggttgtctaaccttctatattggcccttggaaccacctagagccatggcatggtttgttttgaacttgtaatattcggaggataaattttttttgtaaagtcccgaatgtacgatggctcaaaaatcagaatttgggaaaaactgatacttttcaaattttgaacttgaaataatcggaagttaacttagttacccaaacttccgaatatgggttgtctaaccttctatattggcccttggaaccacctagagccatggcatggtttgttttgaacttgtaatattcggaggataatttttttttgtaaagtcccgaatgtacgatggcccaaaaatcagaatttgggaaaaactgatacttttcaaattttcaaattgaaataatcggaagttaacttagttacccaaacttccgaatatgggttgtctaaccttctatgttggcccttggaaccacctagagccatggcatggtctgttttgaacttgtaatattcagaggataattttttttttgtaaagtcccgaatgtacgatggcccaaaaatcagaatttgggaaaaactgatacttttcaaattttgaacttgaaataatcggaagttaacttagttacccaaacttccgaatatgggttgtctaacaacacaaatcattgtcatttgaacttgtctaacttagttacccaaacttccgaatgtacaacacaaatcattgtcatttatctgctcttctttactttacgaccgtgactacctcccagtcctacACGACCACGGGTTtaagcaccttcagttggagcaccttcagcgctcgatgaagctcgagttcttttacccgtctttgatactgccaccttgggcggatgcctcttcgtgactttctccccaaactgggcagcataatcttcgttatccatattatcaactagatctctagcctctttgatcttctcagctggcatgggatctccgcttttcaggcatgcagttaacattttggaaacacgcttgaacctattcacttgttttttatacgtaatgacataacatcaaacggtaattacctaagatttataagaataatataaaatgaacaaaaatataagaacacgcaccagtctatcataaccagctggtttgtctttgatgatacaattataacttgaacccgccgcagtagtgttggatttgatttcacggataaccaaaggatgtgataccttgttataccaactcatatagtctggagaattttcatcacctcgggtggttcgtctaccagtgtcgataatgaagtcattcctcttatcccagttatcaagaacagtaggtgggcctgtgtgaacaatcgtgagattatcaccactataagagcacaactccaactccaatttgtagtaatcccccattttctccacaggttgatgttgtatatacccgtgttgtcgcatcaccctagaggggttatacatcacatatcctgtggggtgccacaatggtccaaaataaagggacaagtccgaccgaacattatatgcccactggctcgatcttccttgtatggatcaaagcatacgtccgaggccttcaattggtccaaaatatccctcatgcgaatcaactgctgctcttttgtcctagaacggttgtcttcaaatatataatttgttcctctaggagtacctttgcaccagcccgggttctctccggccaacttcaagatagggaagtggtcatagatccatgcctatatacataagaaaccaagttttagtaaatagattgtgtatattcggtagtaatttccaaacattatttccgattatatataatcggaaataaaactgagtacttatccaccgaatacccaacattcggaaatagatatggatcatttcctaacgaatatgcgtcatttggagttcagtaacctatagtttttctgtcctgtatattcggtagtaatatcaaaagaatatttccgattatatataatcggaaataaaactaagtacctagccaccgaataaccaacattcggaaaaagagatggattatttcctaccgaatatgcgtcatttggagttcagtaacctatagtttttctggcctgtatattcggttctaacaTCAAAAGAATAtgtccgattatatataatcggaaaacaaaataagtacctagccaccgaataaccaacattcggaaaaagagatggatcatttcctaccgaatatgcgtcatttggagttatgaatatgcatcatatgtattgtctaccgaataactatagagtgagttatagagttaaagaaaaaacctgcaatagagccacgttcccggcaacttggcaggttcctagcctcgaagcctttctcaactcttccatcaagaatgctaggcatgccgtgccccaagaatagtcaccgacttcatagagaggatccaaaagttgtataaggttggcgtcgatccggttgccagaaatattggggaatatgacacatctcaatacacaaaggagatatgcggtggcagcgtggttcacttgctcatcagttaacgttccattcttttccttctccaaggtgcctcggaacatattcatcaaagctgtaatgttgatctgtcttgttctgtaacttgcatgcatcctaaactctgttgttgttgttgtctcttcatcccaacctaagcactttttagttagagcataaagttgtgcccaacttaactgctttgtgtagttaaacttcacagctgtgccttggtcgggaaggttaagaatctgcacaacatcatccggagtaatcgtcatctccccaaacgtcatatggaaagtatcggtctcaggatacattctctccacgaacgccaatatggccacacgatcatgttccaacaatgaattctcggcggcattagctaaccccgagttggcaacaattgacttgaacctttcacattcaccggataaaggccacgcaagcgtTTTTGTTGGTGCGgaggtaggtttgagtagacggaccgcatcttgatgatcctattaaagtacataaaaaaatccttaatacaaatattacgatataacacatagacaatacattaataaaaaaatagtaattttattacctcggtttcgtatatttctctggcccatgagtctttgtatccaaatagcaattttcctccatccgccggtagcccaaggattgtgcctgctggaatacccttcttcttcaagtgctgagggacaagatgtgatgctttcttagcaatatccttctttacaccatcttttccttttttggatttttgggtaccacttggttgtccttcttcttctactcttggcactggatcaactggttcaatttcatggtggggtgtaacttgtggagtagttggttctgcacttttttgagcggcttgttcaacacttggttgcaccccttgttcactgccttgttgttctacactttgttcagcacttggttgcactccttgttgactgctttgttcttgtaagctttgttgagcacttgaattatctttggcattcctttccctcctagcactagctgtcactttcttcctcctttctcgactttgtctaaacaacaaagaaaggaacaatatttacaaactatacaatcggaagacaaagtatggaaatataacccgaatgtacacattcggacgtaagaagacacatactgttcccgaatacaaaacaatcgaaagctaactaaacatatttacaaccgaatatgcatcaattggagttcagaagctctaaatttttcatcctacacaatcggaagacaaagtacacaactataacccgaatgaacaaattcggaagtaagaagacacatatttttcccgaatgaaaaacaatcggaatataactaaacatgtttacaaccaaatattcatcaactggagttcagaaactctaaaattttatcctacacaatcggaggtataaaacattatattgtcttccgaataaatactggccccaaaatgcgatttttcctatatcagaaatttcgagattttttcaatatatatatatattcggtagtgagtgtacttccgaatactgtgtgtctacttaaacatattcgggagccaaaaaattcattaaactaccgattattaccagtttgtatctaggaagatatggccaacaatattcggccgataaccatcaaatatttctcccgaatactgtcgatgttcttgagaaatgaagaacacggctacattcggaagtaaataagcatgaatatcgcccgaatctggataaataaccgaaaacccttgaatttttttttctcgattcgtcgaattaaagcgaaataaaccccaaaaatgatagattcttacctaattggggccatttgaagttgacgaagtgtttgactatcggaatcgcaaccaccgactacatcgacgggtacttcttcttcgcgttcttcgcgttcttcttcatttgcagcaacaatttctttatttcttgctaaaatcccaatctttggatcgataccccgagcaacgtttttggttctaggtctgtgggtttcatttcccttatccattgttttataaaggaatcgacgatgttttgattttacgattcgcgacgatgtttcggttgaacacaagaacgagagaaagtttttcttcttccacaatcggaagataatatgaaactggaagaagaagagttgaaatgagtagaattttttttgatttggtttttataaaagttttaccagaagggcatttatgtaacttcaatatcatatagggtatccCTTAACTAGAgtttttggctgggtataaattgatggcccctaaatcctttcgggtggcccctaaaaacgagAGGTTAGTTATGTCATTTCCTTGCAATTTTATCATTTTGGgttttaaaaggaaaaagaatCTATCCTCGGAATTACAACTCTCCGGAtaatagagaaaaaaaattgaagcagTAAGTGAAGAAGCAACGGCTAAATATCTATCGGAAGAGCTAAACAATGTCAGTTCGCGACTTGTGTATTTCTCATCTCACTCCTacaatttctagggtttcaaaATTCCCTTCAACCTGTTTCCCTTCTCCATTCCTCAACAAAAATCTATCTCTTCCGAAAAGTCTCCTCACTTCTAATTTTCTTCTATCAATTGAAAAATCAAGCACCACTTATCAACACAATTGTTCTCAATTTGTTCCCAAATCATCTGATGATGAGATATCGGGAGTAGAGGATGAACTTGTTGATGATGAGGGGATTGAATCTTcttatagtgatgatgaagataacATTGATTCATTCGAAATTGACGAGCTCGAAAGAGAAGCCAGAGAAGCTGTCAGAGAGTATTCTCTGTCTTTAGCTCATGAACTAAAAATAGGTATTTCCAGATACTGCTGtttaatttttaaaatattttgtggacCATGGTTATATTACTGATTTACTGAACTAGTTTTGAATCATTATGATTCGAATTATGATGTGGTGTTTTAAAGTATTGTCATCATTCTTCGAATCAACATTTCATCCAATAGTTAGTATGGATTTCCTAAAATTCATCTGTTAGTGAGTTTACCTGAGCAAGCTCAAAAGACGACTGAAGTAACATATATTTGCAGAACATAATTCAGGGACACATATTGTGGCGAATTTGTACTATCAATTTGATGGCTACCATCTTAATTAGTTACAGTACTCTAGCAGGCCTAACCACATTCTTGCTTTACTGTTCATTTCAGTGAAAATCAATTCTTTACTGTACGTAGTAACTGGATATACAATGACAAAATTAACAAGCCTGACAGGGCTAAAAAGGTAGAATAATTGGTTGGAACTTGGAAATAGCCTTATGGAATGCGATCATCTTAGGAATCCTggtcttttattttgttttgttagaCTACAGTTTTTCTTCTTCCAATATGAGATTTCCAGAATTACTGAACTGAATGAATTACTCTTGCAATACTTTCAGATGACGAAACAATTGATCAAAGGAAAAAAGGTCGAAAGAAGAAGAGGGAAAGCATATCAAGTAAAAAGCTTGTAAGCATCTATTCACGAGCCATATTTTCTTCTAGAATAAGATTGAGTTTTCGTCGATTAAACATTATCATATGCCTgtcttctttctttatttttgacTTTGTTTATTAAGAAATTGCTCATTTGTTGGGGTCTTAACTCCAAGAAAGTTGTAGCAGCTTGTCCAACAAAGAAATCAGCCGTCACAATCCTTCTGCTGGAAACTAATAAGTTAATTGTCGTTGTACCTATCCTTCTCACTATAAGAAAACTAATACAAAAGTGTGTGGGTGATTTTTTTATAAAAACCATGTTTTTGGTTTGGGCATCGTTCATTCAGATTGTTTGATATACGACATAAAACATTCTCTGTTAAGGTCCTAATTCATGTTCATATGCATATCTTTTCGGTTTCTTTGCCTGAACTTATTTTGGCATAGAAACTTGTATGATGAATATGGTGATCTGTGGATCTGTCTGTTTATAAGGATATTCATTAGATACTCTTTGCATTAACTTGGCCACTTGCAATGAGTGAAACTACTTAATTTGTTATTGTCGCTCTTGAGGAACAACTTTGTCTTTTCTCAATATACCGTGTCTAAGATTATT
This portion of the Papaver somniferum cultivar HN1 chromosome 11, ASM357369v1, whole genome shotgun sequence genome encodes:
- the LOC113324353 gene encoding uncharacterized protein LOC113324353; its protein translation is MEKIIAPTQATFVPIRYINDNIIIAHELIHTMKKTRSKKGMLALKLDMSKAFDRIEWPFVDKMLDSMGLCTDWRMLIHQYDCLLFLQVDDKTITNVLNILDNFGKLSGQMINFSKAAAFIAGDVTDERKNQIKIKLGVKELTTSDKYLGLPILLGKSKSISFASLFDAFANRLQGWNPKTLNQAARTTLLKAVLNTISSHYMGNFKIPYCVIKKLDSIQRRFWWGNKTNKGINFIAWKSFNKSKSEGGLAFRDLEQFNNALITKLAWRLRTEPDQLWVKVLKPKYAPYCDFLLLQEDYNNSS